One Coccinella septempunctata chromosome 1, icCocSept1.1, whole genome shotgun sequence DNA window includes the following coding sequences:
- the LOC123319864 gene encoding uncharacterized protein LOC123319864 has protein sequence MLFLINVISWVWIAVLISSKCVAILTGNSQSYEDITSLPKYGCHWTGGSNSMVNCTCREDAEEFSIHHGQIPVYDTWGIQINDCKKVIFDGHSIENLRNLRQIHLKNIPSLSLLPESFSWFGYRATYESDDEADDENNIPSLSISMDNCVIEKISQHSFKGRIKDIELNNCHVKDMESFSFSSLRQSGTVVLRNTTIDSLKPQAFKLFTTKQLILDGISIEDVPSRAFSNLVIKEKLQISNCRFGTLHSGSFMIDGPKWFEVVNSNISVLEGEAFTVKVKGDVLFKNNVIGVLGPGALMKIVKSKDLVLNTALFLTIDSNVFSYLWSNSLEVNGLIAKFVNLQFNESCNCDIFMSNYALYKEFFTEIKCLDAEEYISIKDYEVQKCTMLSGHTTMIVVIGVICALLLVMIIILSLYYHKVFKEGKYGKDNAPQKNVSLIVPDGRTYRETEVHVILETADLLTTDL, from the exons ATGTTATTTCTCATAAATGTCATAAGCTGGGTGTGGATAGCAGTTTTAATATCATCGAAATGTGTAGCCATACTAACAGGCAACAGTCAATCTTACGAAGACATCACTTCTTTGCCGAAATATGGCTGCCATTGGACAGGAGGTAGCAATTCAATGGTGAACTGCACATGCAGAGAGGATGCTGAG GAATTTTCCATACATCACGGACAAATTCCAGTGTACGACACCTGGGGTATCCAGATCAACGACTGCAAGAAAGTCATATTCGATGGACATTCTATAGAAAATCTGCGGAACTTGAGACAAATCCACCTGAAAAACATCCCCTCCTTGAGTCTCCTACCGGAAAGCTTCAGTTGGTTCGGATATCGAGCGACATACGAATCAGACGACGAGGCTGACGATGAAAACAATATACCCTCCTTGAGTATTTCGATGGATAACTGTGTCATAGAGAAAATATCCCAACATTCCTTCAAAGGCAGAATAAAGGATATAGAACTGAACAATTGCCACGTCAAGGATATGGAATCGTTCTCCTTCTCCTCGCTACGCCAGTCTGGGACGGTTGTACTCAGGAACACCACAATCGATTCCTTGAAACCACAGGCTTTCAAGCTGTTCACCACCAAACAACTCATCTTGGACGGTATTTCCATCGAAGATGTACCGAGCAGAGCTTTTTCGAATCTAGTGATCAAAGAGAAACTCCAAATCTCCAATTGTCGGTTTGGAACTCTCCATTCTGGGTCTTTCATGATAGACGGGCCCAAATGGTTCGAAGTAGTGAACTCTAACATATCGGTTTTAGAAGGTGAAGCCTTCACTGTGAAAGTTAAGGGTGACGTTCTGTTCAAAAATAACGTTATTGGTGTTTTGGGTCCAGGTGCTTTAATGAAGATCGTTAAGAGCAAGGATTTGGTGCTGAATACAGCTTTGTTCCTCACGATAGACTCGAACGTATTCTCTTACCTATGGAGTAACTCTCTCGAGGTCAACGGTCTAATCGCAAAATTTGTTAACCTACAATTCAACGAATCTTGCAACTGTGATATATTCATGAGCAATTATGCTCTGTACAAGGAATTTTTTACTGAAATTAAGTGTTTAGACGCTGAAGAGTATATCTCGATTAAGGACTATGAAGTACAGAAATGTACAATGTTATCCGGACATACCACCATGATAGTCGTAATAGGTGTTATATGCGCACTACTGTTAGTTatgataattattttatctCTGTATTACCACAAAGTTTTCAAAGAAGGAAAATACGGAAAAGACAACGCACCCCAGAAGAATGTAAGTCTGATAGTGCCCGATGGAAGGACCTATAGGGAGACGGAAGTGCACGTGATATTGGAGACAGCGGATCTCTTGACTACTGATCTATGA